The genomic stretch GTTTAGCTTCAGGTTTCAAATCTAATGTCAATTCTTCTGACATTTTCATAGAAATCCCCGTTTGATTCTCACGTTTACGTcgttcaatttcttctggtGAATGAGGAGTATATTTAACAAATTGGAAATCACTACCGGTTTTATAAGTAACATAACCTCCTAATAAAATGGCAATTGTACCCACTATGATTTTATGTGACATTGGTGCTCCCTGTGCAGATGAAGCAGCTGCTGATGGTGATAATTTCGGGGGCATATTAATGTGTTAAGCTGTCGCAGAGTCgttcaaaataataaaatggACAAGCTTTGGTGATTGTCAGACGTTTCCAGCTCTGTattgaaataattcttGGTTAATTCCATTTGATTCTATAATCGCATCTTCCTAGAGCttttacaaaatttttgatgTTAATCACACGACCATGACTTTTGGTTGAGCATTTTTCTATGAGTGAATTAAGAGGGGGCGAAATTTTGGTGgaaggaaaaagaagaatagtGAGTACTTTGAACCACAGTATTATCAAATCTTTATCTGGAAAATACATCTGTAGATAAAGTTACCTGGTGTGttgtttgattgattatCTGAGTCACACCTTTATTATTAGCTGATTGTTTATATCACAAAAAATCTACTTAAATCCTACATACTTCAACCATCATAgttgtttcaaaaaaaaaatggcaGCATTACCTAAGAGAATCATTAAAGAAACTGAACGTTTAGTCAGTGATCCAGTCCCTGGAATAATTGCCACTCCATCAGAAGACAATCTTCGATATTTTGAAGTAACAATAATCGGTCCTAATCAATCACCTTATGCCAAGGggaaattcaaattggaaTTATATTTACCAGATGATTATCCCATGTGTGCTCCAAAAGTTCGATTCTTgacaaaaatttatcatccgaatattgataaattaggAAGAATTTGTTTGGATGTGTTGAAAGATAATTGGTCACCCGCATTACAAATTAGAACGATATTATTGAGTATTCAAGCATTATTAGGGGCCCCAAACCCAGATGATCCTTTGGCTAATGATGTGGCTCAAGATTGGAAACTGGATGAAAAGAAAGCTATTGAAGTTGCTAAAGAATGGACAGCCAAATATGCCATTGATGAAACTGAAAAGACAAATGACGATAAAGATGAATCTACTACTAAAGAACTGACCCAATAAATTAGGTGTATTTGGAAAGCGATAAGAGATTTAGTATATTTGCAAGTAGTGTTAGTGATACTAGATTATGTTTGTTTATGTGTAAATCTAATTGAGGAAAAAGATTAGTTTAGTTTTGTTGTAAATAACTTGCAGAATTGGGTTCCATCCTGTAAGGCAATATTCTTCTGTTGAGATCAGCACTAATTCACAGTTGAAGGGAACTATCCCAACTCGTAACCACAAGCCCAGTTCACCCTAAAGAGTGGTAGTTTAATTAGTAAGTAATAAAAGGAGTGATTAAAAAAGGGTCTAAGGTAAGCTGTGGGAATTAGTACAGCAAGCAAAAGAAGCCTGCCTGGAGCTGTTTACCctatatttattttattctcCACAAATAGgaagaaacaataaattgCGTGTTATCCCTAATATAAACACtccttttgttttgaagTAGCAGATGTTCCTCTTATGTTTGAAATTGTAGGTAGGACTGGCAATATCATTATACATTTGCTATCCATTTAGGACAATTTGATGCAAAAACAAGccacaacaataatacGAACTACTGTACTCTTCTTTAATTGGTTGGACGTGTGAGGTCCATAGATATACGGAGATATCATTCATCGCTGGATAAGATACAAAATCGTGAGTTACTTGGGATCACGACacaaaacatttttttttcttcgacgaattttccaattattACACTAAATCGGGTATTACTAGTTATATATCCCTTTCAAATTCCATATAACTTGATCTTTGAAAATGAGTAAGAACCTACCGTGACAAATATAAAAGGTATATTTCAGATCATCTCTCTGGATGAATTACAAATCTGTAATCTGCATTAACGAACCTTGCTAAAGcgaatattatttttcaattaaaaaaaaaaacggagaaccaaaaaagaaaagaatacCCGAGATCTTTCCGATTCGATTTTTTTAGTGCggtccttttttttttcaggtTTATTCATCTATTCATCACTTGCTATGATGGTTTTAACTATTTATGCTGACCGTTTTTTTTGCTTCCAAATCCAATTTACTGGCTGACCTTTTAGAGCTTAGCTTGACTCAATATGGGCAAGTACAAAGTATTTTTAGTCTAGGGTGTAACTCTAATGTAATTTGCTATGGTATATCCGGAATAAATTCTTGTCATCTCCGAGCACTATATCCGTGTTACCCATAATCTAGGCGGACACAGACACACACATATGCTATTTATATCTTCGTACTGTACCCGCTTTCCATGTTTATAACCAACATAGTCCTATCTTGGTTTCTGCGAGTGGACTGGTTATCCTGGTGTAGGGTATAGCCTACATTTACTCTTAACCACTTCACGCTAAGCTAGGACGGAAACCTTAATTAAACCTTTTTAGATACTGTACCAAGACAATAAGCTactaaacaaacaaagaacGATTTGGAGCCCGTGTAGTACAATATAATTGCGCCGAGATGGGGCCAGAGTTTATTAGGCGGTGTTTCACATTCCTTCAATTCCGTATAAAAATGACTTGGCGTTTGTATTGGTAGAGTTTATGTTATCATGTATTAGAAACCCCAGTAGGATATGAAGCGAAGAGGGGAAGCCTATAAGAGTATATAAACTACATAAGCAATACATATTGCAAATTACTGAGTAATTAGTAATCATTGCTAAAGATTAAGGATttgtatgtgtgtgtgcGTGGATATATATCTTCTGTGTAGATTTGTGGTATCGGCTATAAATAGGGATCACGTAGTGCATTTTAAATGGTCaaagatttacaaaaataactcaaaacaagaaaagaaaagaaaattttttctcaTAGATAATTTTACATAATAAAACTTAAACTTAGTAACACACTTACTCATACATACACACATACACGCTAAACAATAGggaaaaattattactaagttgatttagatttttgatttgtttgtcCTCCTCCTGCTCCTCCTTACAAATTCTTAcaaccaaattttttcttttacttctttattctatttttttttttttattcatttacCCACTTCATTTCATTTCCCATTTAAAGCCATATCTGTATTATTAATAACATTTACAGAGTCAAGTAACTCCAATTCCTTAACTTCATTTGCTAGCTACTATCTCCAAGCTATTGCACTGCTACTCTCAATTATAGTCTAGTGGTTGCcatatttttcttatttttttattttttttttttgcacgTTTGGGTATAATTTTccaacaaatcaaatacttATAGAATTTTTCACCTAATTCTACTTTATCCAATTTCGAATTGCTATCCACACTCTTATGACTAAAAATAAGCACAATTTCACGCTAAATAATAGTAGTGATGGAGTTAATAACAATGACGACCCTAGTGATCACCATGATTATTCCGATGATTCAATGCCACCAACCCCAACAATAAGTACgtttaataaatttccTCGACAGTCATCATTACGATTCAAGACTCCTTTGCCAAATGATACACCACGGTCGTCGTCTCTGGGGTCTacatcaaataataataaccaCAATCATAATCAGAAATCGCCGTTCCTTGATGAAAACGAAGCTTCGTTTGATCGAAAGTTTGGTTATAATTATGATAAGGATAAAGTGGTagaggaagaagatgaaaatgaagatgaagcAACTTATGTTGTTGGTGAAGACAATGAAGACAATGAAGACGAAAACGATAATATCAATGAAATGGATCCATCTAATCTAAAAACAAAGAGACATCGTTGGGGTACTACTCGTCATAAACATGGTAGAcctaaaaatgaaaatatcaatCGATCGAAAactttgaagaaaatattgGCACCTCATAAAAGTAAAGGAAAATCTCACTCAAAGAATTCCCATTCCCTTAATAAAAGATTACTTTCGATACGGAAACCAAACACTCATCGAGTGAATTTTCCTCATGATAATcagccaccaccacaagaTCTAGATTTCGAAGAACAGAATGATCcgaaaaatagaaaatcaGAGAAAAGAACCGTCACATTCAATCGACCATTACCTCCCCATTTAGTTGATCCCGAAACTAATAAACCACTAACAAATTATCCTCGTAATAAAATtagaacaacaaaatatacTCCCTTGAGTTTTTTCCCGAAAAACATTTGGAATCAATTTATGCATAATGTTGCTAATATCTATTTTCTTGTACTTATTATTTTGGGTGCATTTGAAATCTTTGGGGTTCCGTCCCCAGTTTTAGCAGCCGTCCCGttaattgttattgttattataaCAGCCATCAAAGATGCCATAGAAGATTCAAGAAGAACAGTGACTGATTTGGAAGTCAATAACCAAATCACCCATATCTTAACTCAAGTTAATGAAGACGCTGCCAATGGATATCATTATGAAAACGTCAATGTTGATGACGAACAAGTTTCTTATTGGAgacaatttaaaaaatggAACACTCGATTATTAATCAGATTCTGGGGAGCCCTGAAACGTAATTTAACTAAAGAGGGAAGAGCCAATAAGATTCGTGAACGATATAATCGAGagaataatattgatgGTGACGGTGACCAACAACAAGGTAGAAAGTCATTCGATAGCGATATTGTGTCTAACAGAACCTCATTTGAACAAACTGAAAATCCATTTAATGACACATTAAGACAATCattccaacaacaacgtcaacaacagcaacgCCAATCCTCATCATACCGTCACAAAACAATGAAATTTGCCAAAAAGTATTGGAAAGATGTCAAAGTTGGAGATGTGTTACGAATTTATAATAACGATGAAGTCCCTGCTGATCTTGTAATTTTGGCAACCagtgatgaagataattgttgttatgTTGAAACCAAGAATTTAGATGGTGAAACCAATTTAAAGGTTAAACAAGCATTGAAATACTCttcaatcaatgaaaaaatccACAAAGCCGACGATTTGATCAATCACGATTTTGAAATCGACTCTGAAGGACCTCATGCAAACTTGTATTCTTATCAAGGGAATTTAAAATATACCAATAGAATGAATAACTCACAATCATACGACAACCACGAAGATTCTCAAGAAGCAATCACTATTAACAACTTATTATTGCGTGGCTGTACATTGAGAAATACAAAGTGGGCTATTGGGATAGTTGTGTTTACTGGTGATGATACCAAAATCATGCTTAATGCTGGGGTAACGCCAACTAAACAATCAAGAATGTCGCgagaattgaattattatgtcttgttaaattttattttattgtttgtcatttgttttatttctGGGTTAGTCAATGGGATATATTATCGAGAAACAAACACTTCACGAGATTATTTTGAGTTCGGTACCATTGCCAGTACACCAGCATTAAATGGTTTAGTTGGATTTTTTGtatcattgattttgtatCAATCATTAGTGCCGATTTCTCTTTAtattacaattgaaatcatcaagACTGCACAAgcatttttcatttattctGATGTGGGGATGTATTATTCTAAATTGGATTTCCCCTGTACTCCCAAATCGTGGTCAATCTCTGACGATTTGGgacaaattgaatatattttcAGTGACAAGACCGGGACATTAACACAAAATTTAATGgaattcaaaaaatgtACAATTAATGGAGTTTCTTATGGTAAGGCTTATACTGAAGCATTGGCTGGGTTACGGAAACGTATGGGaattgatgttgaaatCGAAGCAGCACAAGAACGTGAGTTAATTAGTCGTGACAAAGAAGTTATGATTGAGAAACTACACactattaataaaaataaaacttatgatgatgaaataaCATTTGTCTCCCTggaatttattgatgatttgacTGACTCTTCAATtaacaaccaacaacaacgtgAAAGTAATCACCACTTTATGTTAGCTTTGGCATTATGTCATTCAGTTATGACTGAACCAGATCCAAAACaaccaaataaattaatgCTTAAAGCTCAATCACCTGATGAAGCCGCTTTAGTGGGAACAGCTCGTTCTTTAGGGTTTAATTTCAAAGGTACAACTAAAACTGGAGTAATAGTTGACGTTCATGGAGAAACCAAAGAATATCAAGTATTGAACACATTAGAATTTAActcaacaagaaaaagaatgagTTCAATTATAAAGATACCAGGTGAGGGGCCTAATGATGAACCCAGGGCATTATTGATATGTAAGGGGGCTGATTCTATAATTTATGAACGTTTATCTGCTACCGAAAACGATCCTTCCATGTTGGAAAAGACTTCAAAACATCTTGAGGAATATGCCACCGAAGGGTTGCGTACATTATGTATTGCTGAACGTGAATTGAGTTGGAAACAGTATGTTGAATGGAATAAACGTCACCAAGCTGCTGCTTCTTCATTAGATGACCGTGAAGCAAAAATGGAGGCTGTAGCCGATTCCATTGAACGTGAATTGACTTTGTTAGGTGGTACTGCCATTGAAGATAGATTGCAAGATGGCGTACCAGATGCTATTTCCATTTTGGCTGATGCTGGGATCAAGTTATGGGTTTTAACAGGTGATAAAGTTGAAACTGCTATTAATATTGGgttttcttgtaatttgTTAGGTAACGATATGCAATTGCTTGTGATAAAGACTGCctataatgatgatgaaaacGGTAGCAACGATGACAATTCTTCAGAGGATAAAAATTCTTTACAAGGATTGAAATTTGGCCATAATGCCAGTGAAccagaaattgttgatacaGTGATTTCTTATTATTTGCGGAAACATTTTGATATGACTGGGTcgtttgaagaaaaagaagccGCTGTTGGTGACCATTCTCCACCCGATGAAAGATTCGGGGTGGTTATCGATGGTGATGCTCTTAAATTGGTTCTTTTGAGCCCAGATGTGAAAAggaaatttttattacttTGTAAGAAATGTCGTGCCGTATTATGTTGTCGTGTATCACCAGCACAAAAAGCTGCTGTAGTGAAATTGGTCAAGGATACATTAAATGTCATGACTTTAGCCATTGGTGACGGGTCAAATGATGTGGCTATGATTCAAGCAGCCGATGTTGGTGTGGGTATTGCTGGTGAAGAAGGTCGACAAGCAGTCATGTCTTCAGATTATGCAATTGGACAATTCCGGTATTTGGCAAGGTTATTGTTAACACATGGGAGATGGTCGTACAAACGATTTAGTGAAATGATCCCAAGTTTTTTCTAcaaaaatatcattttcaatattgcATTGTTTTGGTACGGAATTTATTGTGATTTCGATGGAAcatatttatttgaattcaCTTATTTGATGTTTTACAATTTAGCATTTACTTCGTTACCTGTGATTTTCTTGGGGATTTTTGATCAAGATGTGGAAGCAAAAGTATCATTGTTAGTACCACAAATTTATCGTACAGGTATTACTAGAACAGAAATGAGTGATCtcaaattttatttgtattGTCTTGATGGAATTTATCAATCAGCAATATCATATTTTTTCCCCTATTTGTTATACATGGTGGCATTCCCTAATATGAATGGTAAACCAGTGGATCATCGATTTTGGATGGGGGTGTTAGTTACATGTATTGCTTGTATTTCATGTAATTGTTACATATTATTCCATCAGTTCCGATGGGATTGGTTGAGTTCATTGATTGTGGCCATTtctattttgattatttttatttggacAGGGTTATGGACTGTTAATTATCAATCCAGTGGAGAATTTTACAAGGCCGCTCCAGAAATATTTGGCATGACAGCATTCTGGGCATGTATGTTTGTTGGGATTTTATGCTGTCTTATTCCAAGATTTTTTTATGATTTTGTTATGAGGATATTTTGGCCCAAAGATATTGATATCATTAGAGAATGTGTTGCTCGAGGTGATTTCGAAGCATATCCATTTGATTATGATCCTACTGATCCAAATCGCCCGAAAATCAGTACTTATTCCAGTGACGTTGTTCATAGAATGAGCATGAATTATCCTTCACCACCACAAACCCAAGCAACATCCACTGATAGTAATGGCAAGTCACCATCGTCGTCATCACTTGATAACGGTCATCAAAGTCGAAACTCCAACAACCTTAATGGTAATGGCTATTATGATCAGGATAATAGTAGTGGTAGTAACTTGACATATGATAgatcaataatatttgaGCGAGTTAATGAATCACCAATAAATGCTCATCATCAACAGCCACCTACTCCACCACCAGGAATAATTGCTAGTCCAAtaaggaaaagaaaaggattTGTCCCATCAGTGTTTAGAAATAGTAGTGATAGTCATATCCACCATTCTAATGGGCATACCAATGGATCAAGCCCAGGGGTAGCTACAGAAGAAATTCCATTAgaagattttgatgatgaacaaaaaagagCATCTAGAATAAGCTAcgaaaatcaaaaaagagTATCTTCAATGAATTAACAGCAATTTTCATTTGCATAAcataaaagaaaacattATAGACAACAAACACACATACAAGAATTTCAAgcatatttatataaagaATGagaggtttttttttaaaaaaaaagttgtttctcatatttttattttgtcaATTATATAACAGCATGTAACATAGTCAAAAGAAATGAACAaaacatttatttataaatactAAGAATTGCAAACGTAAATAGTTGACTCTTGGATATGACTTATAAGTAAATTTCCAACTAGCATTGTCGTGTAAATAAGTCAAATTAAAAGGGGGTTTTCCGAATGTACTCCAAAGTGGCGGATGCTGTAATCGCGCTGCAAAGTGTTTCAACTTTAAATTTCGTTATTTCCTCcctaacaacaacaacaattgattcaacacatattcttttcaaagcagaaaatatttacaattCTTTCTAAAGTTACGGGCTTTAAAGCTTGAAAAGGAAGAGTTTATTAGACATTATCCTTCAACTTGCTAGAATATTTTAAATAGATCAAAATCCTGTTTCACGTTATTCGTTAGCCTACCACTATGTCACACTCCGACCCTGATGTTGCACTTTTTGTTGGATTAGGGAATCTTCCATTGGACATTATTGCTATAATCATTGATTACTTGCCTAAATGTATCTTACCAAATCTATTATATTTCCCACCAATTAGAAAAATAGTTGTTTCAGGAATTTTATCGGTTGTAATTATTGCCAAACAATCATTTAGGCATCGTTGGAATACTTCCCGTTATGGTGAATTTCGTACCTGCCAATGTACATGTATTTGGATagaaccaaaaaatttgaaacaagCTGTGGATCAATGGAAAATTTATCCCAAAATTGTACATATTCATGATTTGTTTGATCAACAAACTATTTCAAAATACTTGGCTGAAATCTTAGTCCATGTTTTCCATATTAATGGGATGTTTTTCGCATATTCTGGATCTGATCCTGAACAATATATGAGGGACGTTTTAAAGTTCAATGTTAAATATGATTGTTTACGGTTAGGGGCGTTTGGACACATTTCAGAATTACCTCCTATTGCTAAGACTCTTGTACTTAGTAATACTATGTTTGAAAATTATGATTTTGAAGgtttaaaagaattggaatttaAACAAGATAAAGATACTGATGAATTCCAAATGGTTAATCTCTCTTCAGATTTAGaagtattgaaaattaaagctgataatttgattaaattaaGTTTACCGGGGAATTTGCGTGAGGTAATGATTTGTACAGGCCAGAAACcagttgaatttgaatgtGAGGAAAtggatcaattgaaatatttgaaactaatattaccatttttcaattcatttggTGATCTTGGAATAGTAGCAGCAAATTTAGAATCACTCGAATTACATAAATGTTATAAATTGTTGTATTGTGAAAATTtacatcaatttcaacatttAAAACGCTTAGTTATTAAAGATTGTACTTTTTTCccatttgatttgtttgacAGAGAATCGTTCCCTGAATTGACAAGTTTTGAATATGAAGGGAGAATTTTTTACGAATTGGATCCTCTGTCTGAAATTCCCGATAGTTTTGgtgtttttaatttgattttcccTTCAAAGTTGGagttattaataattattaatgcCAAATTTGTTAATGTTACCTGGAGTAGTTTACAGTTTCCTGATACATTgctaaaattgattttttttaacgTAACATTTGATGATGGATATTTGCATCTTGGACAAAATTTAGAATATATATCCATTCATGATGCACCAAAGCTTGCACTCAAAAGCAGTTTTAGAGTTCCTGCAAAGGCCGACACCTTGGTATTAACAGCAGACTATATGATAATTGAGAGTATGGAGTTTATGTATCATTTACCAAAGGGACTTACAAACTTGGGATTTTTGGCTCACAAAATGGGTAGAATAATGAAACCATTAACTGAAAAGATTAAATGGCCTTGGTGGATGGAAATATTCTCGTTATGTGGATTTTATATTGATAGTGACACTttacaattattgaatttccATGAGTCTGGTCTTGAGAGGATTTACATTCGTGGAGGTAATGTTAAAAAATTACGTGCTGAGTGGTTTCCAATTGGTGTTAAAAATCTCAGCTTACCAAATATGGGAATTCAAGAATTGTCGGATTCTtttgaagaaatgaaagaattaaaCAGTCTTTCTCTTGAAGAAAATCAACTCCAGAATGTAAACCCGATTAAATTACCACTATCATTAAAATCCTTAGATGTCAGAAATTGTAACCTTCGAGTGATATCGCCATTTTTAGTATCTATGTTAGAGAGTGAAAATAAAGAtatcaaattaaatataaatgcTCGGGAGAATTGGAACTTGAATGTCACTGATGTGAGgaaaatgttgaaaactttgaaaaaactcaaaatcattatcagtAACTATAGTAAGATTTTGACGAATATAGTCCCATATTCTTCACGTATGACTTGTGTGTATAGTGATGAAAATTATGGTTGTAAAAgatcaaataatattgatgatattgatttggATTGTGATCCTGAAGAACTTTACAATGGAAGTGCAAATTGTCtggaaaaagaagaagaagaagataacCATGACGATTAAAGGAGAAGCAAGGAATCATAATCCTAAACCAAATTGACTTTACTTTTGacaaatttgtttatacTTATCAGTAAAAACAAATAGAAGCAAATAGAAATTTGCAGCTAcgattgttgtttttttttttcattagttttttgtaaaattttgAGACCTAATAAATGTTGTCTTAAGATCGGTCTTAAATGAAACCAATAGCcgatattgatttaatggaccttctctttttttttttccgaTCGGATAATTagtgaaaaagaaatttcaaaactgTGTCTGTGTAACGTTGctttttgttattgtcTACTTCAAAGAATTGACGTATAACTAGCTATTGTTGTATTGTATCATTGTTGGATGGCGTAGAAATTAGATTGATTGTCTGACCCATATTGTACATCAAGTCTGTAATATTGACTGGTACGAGGAAAAGAATTAAACATTGGCATAAATTTTCCCATTTCATATTTGTAGATATCAGTTGCGAGGTATGAACATCTACTAACCGGATCCTAACACAAAATCCATTTATTGACCAACCAAACACACTCAAATTGGTTGGgtataatttttcttgtctgtttttcttgaagttttggtttgataaatcaaatgtaACTTCAATGACTCTGCTACATCAGCTACAGTTCGTTTGCTTTGTAGTACAACGATGACCATCACTGTATTGATAAGAATAAATCGTGACCTAGCCAGTAGGATATgtatataaattaataattgttaTAAATAATCTGACAAATTCAATCAGTCAGTCAAAAATTAACGCGTTTAgtatatttctttttttttttcgccTTTACTTGTGATCTATACGAACAAATGGAAATGTATCCAAAGTCAAtgaatttccaaattgattatagATGACCTAGTTGATATGCATGCATAGCAAGCATTGACTGATGTCTACAGCCATGTAAGTGTTTTATTTTGCCACCGTCAGGtttaatatatatttgtaGATCAGTCTTTCTTGTCGTTTTCCAATTGTCTGGGGTACGGGTAGGCACTATCATTATGAGAAATACCTAGAGTTTAGATCTTATTacaaaattgttgaatctAAGACGAGAGTAGGTTTACTGCTGAATTGAATTCTATACTATGTCCAATATAATAAgaattattaccattaaCGTACAAAAACTTTAGGGCTAAGAGTTACAAGTTTCTTGTAATGTTCATTAGAGTGGGGATGAGAAGTCAAATACAGATTATGtggaggaagaagaaagtcAAAAAAGATAGAAGAGCacaaatatcaaaatttacTTGCCAATAAGTAATACAAGTATCATTCTCCaccaatcaaattgatctatttttttcttctggtTGTTGTAGTTATTGTCTCCGTGAAAATCCGGGATCCTTACATCAATAGTAAAATCAAAGATAATGTCTTGATAATATGACAgacacaaaaaaaaagaatacttaattctttttttgctaAGTAAAGTAAAgtaaagtaaaaaaaaacataaagAAAGGCGTGTAAAAAGTGCGTGAATTAAAATAgatcaaatcaatcaatagTAGTGTGTGTGAGTGTGTGAGTGTAAAttagtgaaaaattttccagagcgaaaaagaaaaagaaaaaaagcGACAAAAATTGTCCAATGGAATTTTcttataaatttgattccTTTTGACAAACGTTGAAaaggaaattttttttttgttgttgaaaattttttttttcctttcctttccttttcttttctttctttcttcttcaccaaTTAACAGTCCTTTATCGACTTTACATATTCATAAcctttatatttataaacaCAATTAAAGATGGTCGACTCAAACTTCTTCGTTGATTTCATGATGGGTGGTGTTTCCGCTGCCGTTTCTAAAACCGCTGCTGCTCCAATTGAAAGAgtcaaattgttgattcaaaatcaagatGAAATGATCAAACAAGGTAGATTAGAAAAAAGATACACTGGTATCGTTGATTGTTTCAAGAGAACTGCCGCTGATGAAGGTGTCGTTTCCTTCTGGAGAGGTAACACTGCTAACGTTATCAGATACT from Candida albicans SC5314 chromosome 5, complete sequence encodes the following:
- a CDS encoding aminophospholipid-translocating P4-type ATPase (Putative aminophospholipid translocase (flippase); merged with orf19.2226 in Assembly 21; possibly an essential gene, disruptants not obtained by UAU1 method) translates to MTKNKHNFTLNNSSDGVNNNDDPSDHHDYSDDSMPPTPTISTFNKFPRQSSLRFKTPLPNDTPRSSSSGSTSNNNNHNHNQKSPFLDENEASFDRKFGYNYDKDKVVEEEDENEDEATYVVGEDNEDNEDENDNINEMDPSNLKTKRHRWGTTRHKHGRPKNENINRSKTLKKILAPHKSKGKSHSKNSHSLNKRLLSIRKPNTHRVNFPHDNQPPPQDLDFEEQNDPKNRKSEKRTVTFNRPLPPHLVDPETNKPLTNYPRNKIRTTKYTPLSFFPKNIWNQFMHNVANIYFLVLIILGAFEIFGVPSPVLAAVPLIVIVIITAIKDAIEDSRRTVTDLEVNNQITHILTQVNEDAANGYHYENVNVDDEQVSYWRQFKKWNTRLLIRFWGASKRNLTKEGRANKIRERYNRENNIDGDGDQQQGRKSFDSDIVSNRTSFEQTENPFNDTLRQSFQQQRQQQQRQSSSYRHKTMKFAKKYWKDVKVGDVLRIYNNDEVPADLVILATSDEDNCCYVETKNLDGETNLKVKQALKYSSINEKIHKADDLINHDFEIDSEGPHANLYSYQGNLKYTNRMNNSQSYDNHEDSQEAITINNLLLRGCTLRNTKWAIGIVVFTGDDTKIMLNAGVTPTKQSRMSRELNYYVLLNFILLFVICFISGLVNGIYYRETNTSRDYFEFGTIASTPALNGLVGFFVSLILYQSLVPISLYITIEIIKTAQAFFIYSDVGMYYSKLDFPCTPKSWSISDDLGQIEYIFSDKTGTLTQNLMEFKKCTINGVSYGKAYTEALAGLRKRMGIDVEIEAAQERELISRDKEVMIEKLHTINKNKTYDDEITFVSSEFIDDLTDSSINNQQQRESNHHFMLALALCHSVMTEPDPKQPNKLMLKAQSPDEAALVGTARSLGFNFKGTTKTGVIVDVHGETKEYQVLNTLEFNSTRKRMSSIIKIPGEGPNDEPRALLICKGADSIIYERLSATENDPSMLEKTSKHLEEYATEGLRTLCIAERELSWKQYVEWNKRHQAAASSLDDREAKMEAVADSIERELTLLGGTAIEDRLQDGVPDAISILADAGIKLWVLTGDKVETAINIGFSCNLLGNDMQLLVIKTAYNDDENGSNDDNSSEDKNSLQGLKFGHNASEPEIVDTVISYYLRKHFDMTGSFEEKEAAVGDHSPPDERFGVVIDGDALKLVLLSPDVKRKFLLLCKKCRAVLCCRVSPAQKAAVVKLVKDTLNVMTLAIGDGSNDVAMIQAADVGVGIAGEEGRQAVMSSDYAIGQFRYLARLLLTHGRWSYKRFSEMIPSFFYKNIIFNIALFWYGIYCDFDGTYLFEFTYLMFYNLAFTSLPVIFLGIFDQDVEAKVSLLVPQIYRTGITRTEMSDLKFYLYCLDGIYQSAISYFFPYLLYMVAFPNMNGKPVDHRFWMGVLVTCIACISCNCYILFHQFRWDWLSSLIVAISILIIFIWTGLWTVNYQSSGEFYKAAPEIFGMTAFWACMFVGILCCLIPRFFYDFVMRIFWPKDIDIIRECVARGDFEAYPFDYDPTDPNRPKISTYSSDVVHRMSMNYPSPPQTQATSTDSNGKSPSSSSLDNGHQSRNSNNLNGNGYYDQDNSSGSNLTYDRSIIFERVNESPINAHHQQPPTPPPGIIASPIRKRKGFVPSVFRNSSDSHIHHSNGHTNGSSPGVATEEIPLEDFDDEQKRASRISYENQKRVSSMN
- a CDS encoding E2 ubiquitin-conjugating protein (Ortholog(s) have ubiquitin conjugating enzyme activity, ubiquitin-protein transferase activity and role in UV-damage excision repair, free ubiquitin chain polymerization, postreplication repair, protein K63-linked ubiquitination); the encoded protein is MAALPKRIIKETERLVSDPVPGIIATPSEDNLRYFEVTIIGPNQSPYAKGKFKLELYLPDDYPMCAPKVRFLTKIYHPNIDKLGRICLDVLKDNWSPALQIRTILLSIQALLGAPNPDDPLANDVAQDWKSDEKKAIEVAKEWTAKYAIDETEKTNDDKDESTTKESTQ
- a CDS encoding uncharacterized protein (Predicted ORF from Assembly 19; removed from Assembly 20; subsequently reinstated in Assembly 21 and merged with orf19.2224, based on comparative genome analysis; flow model biofilm repressed), which translates into the protein MPPKLSPSAAASSAQGAPMSHKIIVGTIAILLGGYVTYKTGSDFQFVKYTPHSPEEIERRKRENQTGISMKMSEELTLDLKPEAKQRIQKLLDEKNKSLDENQNNKD